The following are from one region of the Corylus avellana chromosome ca1, CavTom2PMs-1.0 genome:
- the LOC132167207 gene encoding plasmodesmata-located protein 8 has protein sequence MLRSLLLNSTLSLVVLFSSLTSHGYPIKGHIFIYAGCSQEKYQPSSPFEGNLNSLLASAVSSSSQVSYNSFAIGNGTSTPPDATVYGLHQCRGDLKIFDCSKCVESAVSQIGLVCPYSYGASLQLEGCYIRYEHVDFLGKLDTGLRHSKCSKSVSNDVEFFRRRDDVVADLQGAIGFRVSSSGLVQGFAQCLGDLSPTDCSSCVADAVGKLKSVCGSAAAADVFLAQCYARYWASGYYDSSSDSSNEDQVGKTVAIIVGVLAGVAVFIVLLSVCRKAMG, from the exons atgttgagaagCCTTCTATTAAACTCCACTCTTTCTCTTGTcgttctcttctcttctcttacTAGCCATGGCTACCCCATCAAAGGCCACATATTCATCTATGCAGGCTGCTCTCAAGAGAAATACCAACCCAGTTCACCCTTTGAAGGAAACCTCAACTCCCTTCTAGCCTCGGCTGTCAGCTCGTCTTCCCAAGTGTCTTACAACAGCTTCGCCATCGGAAACGGAACCTCGACGCCCCCCGACGCCACCGTATACGGCTTGCACCAGTGCCGGGGCGATCTGAAGATTTTCGACTGCTCGAAATGCGTCGAAAGCGCAGTTAGTCAAATCGGACTGGTTTGTCCATATTCCTATGGAGCTTCTTTGCAACTTGAAGGCTGCTACATAAGATACGAGCATGTTGATTTCTTGGGGAAGCTTGACACGGGACTCAGGCACAGCAAGTGCAGTAAAAGTGTAAGCAATGATGTGGAGTTCTTTAGGCGGAGAGATGATGTTGTTGCTGATTTGCAAGGGGCGATTGGGTTTAGAGTGAGCAGCTCAGGTTTGGTACAAGGGTTTGCGCAGTGCTTGGGGGATTTGAGCCCCACTGACTGCTCTTCTTGCGTTGCTGATGCTGTTGGAAAGTTGAAGAGCGTTTGTGGATCGGCTGCTGCAGCCGACGTGTTTTTGGCGCAGTGTTATGCCAGGTACTGGGCATCTGGCTACTATGATTCCTCTTCAG ATTCCTCTAACGAAGACCAAGTGGGAAAAACAGTAGCAATTATCGTCGGCGTCCTTGCTGGTGTAGCCGTTTTCATCGTTCTTCTCTCTGTTTGCAGAAAAGCAATGG